One Cyanobacteriota bacterium DNA window includes the following coding sequences:
- a CDS encoding MOSC N-terminal beta barrel domain-containing protein translates to MISMIPHVSRLFVYPIKSLDRVDIETVTVLNSGALRHDREFAIFDQQGYVVNGKRNKKVHALRSKFNLDTNIVSLRVQGTNHTNEFHIERERDALEDWLGEYFGFPVEVKRNLDRGFPDDTESPGPTIVSTATLAVIASWYPGLNVEEIRLRFRTNIEISGVPPFWEDRLFAKAGRVVHFQIGDVRFMGINPCQRCVVVTRDSQTGAVYPNFQKTFITQRQATLPEWSERTRFNHFYRLAVNTQLPVTEAGKTICIGDELRIDSSNQ, encoded by the coding sequence ATGATCAGCATGATTCCTCATGTTTCACGATTGTTTGTTTACCCAATTAAATCTTTGGATCGAGTTGATATTGAGACAGTTACTGTACTCAACAGTGGTGCGCTGAGGCACGATCGTGAGTTTGCAATCTTTGACCAACAGGGCTACGTTGTCAATGGGAAGCGAAATAAAAAAGTTCATGCTTTACGCTCTAAGTTTAATCTCGACACCAACATTGTTTCACTGCGGGTGCAGGGAACCAACCACACCAATGAGTTTCATATCGAGAGGGAGCGTGATGCTCTTGAAGATTGGCTAGGTGAATACTTTGGTTTTCCAGTAGAGGTTAAACGAAACCTTGACAGAGGCTTTCCAGATGACACAGAATCTCCTGGTCCAACGATCGTCAGTACAGCAACGCTAGCAGTGATTGCCTCCTGGTATCCCGGACTTAACGTTGAAGAAATCCGTCTGCGCTTTCGTACGAACATCGAAATTTCAGGTGTTCCTCCATTTTGGGAAGATCGATTGTTTGCAAAAGCAGGAAGAGTTGTTCATTTCCAGATTGGAGATGTCCGATTTATGGGGATTAATCCTTGCCAACGCTGCGTCGTAGTTACTCGCGATTCTCAAACTGGGGCAGTTTACCCAAATTTCCAAAAAACATTTATCACACAACGACAAGCTACGTTACCTGAATGGTCAGAGCGAACGCGCTTTAATCACTTCTACCGCCTGGCGGTTAACACACAGCTACCTGTTACTGAAGCAGGAAAAACAATTTGTATTGGTGACGAACTTAGGATTGACTCATCTAACCAGTGA